A section of the Pan paniscus chromosome 11, NHGRI_mPanPan1-v2.0_pri, whole genome shotgun sequence genome encodes:
- the LOC100972005 gene encoding interferon alpha-1/13-like, which translates to MESGPEALRKWKSVRSLFKATAGSKAFREPRAQGSESPTSASPEASAISTMASPFALLMALVVLSCKSSCSLGCDLPETHSLDNRRTLMLLAQMSRISPSSCLMDRHDFGFPQEEFDGNQFQKAPAISVLHELIQQIFNLFTTKDSYAAWDEELLDKFCTELYQQLNDLEACVMQEERVGETPLMNADSILAVKKYFRRITLYLTEKKYSPCAWEVVRAEIMRSLSLSTNLRERLRRKE; encoded by the coding sequence atggaaagTGGCCCAGAAGCATTAAGAAAGTGGAAATCAGTACGTTCCCTATTTAAGGCAACTGCAGGAAGCAAAGCCTTCAGAGAACCTAGAGCCCAAGGTTCAGAGTCACCCACCTCAGCAAGCCCAGAAGCATCTGCAATATCTACGATGGCCTCACCCTTTGCTTTACTGATGGCCCTGGTGGTGCTCAGCTGCAAGTCAAGCTGCTCTCTgggctgtgatctgcctgagaccCACAGCCTGGATAACAGGAGGACCTTGATGCTCCTGGCACAAATGAGCAGaatctctccttcctcctgtctGATGGACAGACATGACTTTGGATTTCCCCAGGAGGAGTTTGATGGCAACCAGTTCCAGAAGGCTCCAGCCATCTCTGTCCTCCATGAGCTGATCCAGCAGATCTTCAACCTCTTTACCACAAAAGATTCATATGCTGCTTGGGATGAGGAACTCCTAGACAAATTCTGCACTGAACTCTACCAGCAGCTGAATGACTTGGAAGCCTGTGTGATGCAGGAGGAGAGGGTGGGAGAAACTCCCCTGATGAATGCGGACTCCATCTTGGCTGTGAAGAAATACTTCCGAAGAATCACTCTCTATCTGACAGAGAAGAAATACAGcccttgtgcctgggaggttgtCAGAGCAGAAATCATGAGATCCCTCTCTTTATCAACAAACTTGCGAGAAAGATTAAGGAGGAAGGAATAA